Genomic DNA from uncultured Desulfosarcina sp.:
GTCGGCTGCTGAAGATGGTGTCGATCGTTACAAAGTAGCATATTGTTTTTTTAGGTTTTGTACAACCGATTGGCACGGTGTAAGGGATATTCGCAACCTTTAAGGTACTTTTGTTACAATATGCAAAAAATTGAGTGACCCATCCCAAATAGTATGCTATTTGTTTTTGGAATTTTAATTATTAATTCTGAATAGTTGCAGCAATTGTCAAAATCCATTATCACTTATGGTTTCTTGAGTATCGGCAATTCTTATCATTTTCTTTAGTAGTTTTTCTACGTAAATACAGCGTGTTAAATGATTTCATAGCTATTGTGACCCGGAAATTTTCGCTGTTTTCAGCACAATTTTGATAAAATTGTTTAATATCAATGTGTTTTGGTCCATAGCAAAATTTTCAATCATAAAACTGCTTGCCTGAGGTATGAAAAAGCGGAACTCTGTATAATCTATAAGTTAGATATAATCAAAAAAGGGGGGAGGGGAATATGATAGAAAATTTCGATCAGATAAAAGAGCAGCTGAAAGAATTAGCCGAAATAGTAAACTCATTTAAATCGGAACAAGTTCAATTAAAAGTTGTTGAGTTGCTATTCGGGGATTTAAAAATCGACCCTGCTACAGGAAGATCTCAATCTCAATCTGAATCTTCAAAACCCCCTCAAAAAGATAATATCGCCCCGAAAAAGAAGAAAAGGGCCGCATCGAAAACAAATTCTGCGAATAAACCAGCGGTGAAGACACAAGTAGGGAAAGGACCTGTTGCGACGATTACCAAATTATACGAAGGCGACTTTTTTAACGAACCAAAGGCTCTAAAGGATATAATTGAACACTGCGAAATTAACTTAGCTCGCCGAATAAAGCAAAGTGATATCTCTGGAAAGCTGGCGAGAATGGTAAGAAATGGCGAACTCACGCGAGTGAAGAATTCCGATGGACAATATGAATACACCAAAGCATAAATCAGTTCTAGAGCCGGCACTTTCGAATTTGCTTGATGATTTTAAAAACAAACTTATTCAATCTTATTTAGAGATTAAAAAAAGAAGCGCTCAAGAAAAGTATGAGTCAGCAGGTCTCAGTGCCGGAAAATATTGTGAAGTCGTAATAAGAATTCTGCAAAAAGAGGTGAAAGGCAGTTTTATTCCTTTTGGGCAACCGATTCCAAATATGGCCACTGAATGCCACGGTATTGTTACAAGCCCAAAATCGAGCGCAGTTGAATCGGTCAGAACGATTATACCAAGAGCACTAATGTTTCTATATACACTAAGAAACAAGCGCGGAATTGGTCATGTCGGCGGCGATGTTGATGCTAACAGAATAGATTGCGTGGCTATTGTTAGGACCGCTGACTGGATTATGTGCGAACTTATCAGGGTATATCATGGACTGTCTCTCGAGGAAGCTCAAGATTTGGTAGATGGGATCTCATACAAATTTATACCAGATGTATGGGAAGTTGGTAGCAAGAAAAGAGTGTTGAAGCAAGGTTTGAATGCAAAGCAGAAAACACTACTATTACTATATTCCCAAACAGATTCATTGGTATTGACCGAGGACTTATTTGATTGGGTTGAGTACTATAGATTGGATGCGTTTAAGCAAAAAATTTTAAAACCACTACACAAAGATAAGCTTATTGAATTCGACAACACAAATGATGTTGTATATCTTTCACCCCTTGGTATTAAAAAGGTTGAAGACAATATACTTAAGAATATCTAACATCAGCTTTGAGAAGGATACTCATTCCGCTACGCTTCATTCGCCCCTCTCAAGCAGGACGTTAGTAGCATAAAGACCAAAATGACTTTCATACTCAACATTCTACAAAAAGAAATGTCTATCATGGCCGCAGATGACAAGGCTTTTGCTGGCGGTTACAATATGGAATCACCTAAATCTAACGCAGTATATGATTTCAATAAAATCACTCTGCATGCTAATAAAAATCTGGCTCTTGGCATGGCGGGTAATACACAAGATCATTATTACCATTCAACGCTATTTCCAAATACAAGCATCGATGAAGTGATTCTAAAAATACGAAAACACATGGAAAATTATTTCCGTGTACATAACCGTCCCAGCCTCAGCAAATTAGAGTCGTTCGACGTAAACGATGGAATAGTCTCATTCTATGATAAAGACATGGAGTCATACTTTACTTATACATTCCTGTTCAGCCCTGTACACAATCAGAACCGACTGCATCGCGCAAAAGGAAATGTGCAAATATTCACATCTGGATCAGGCAGCAAAACGTATGAAGAACTTAAAATCAAAGCGGAAATTAAACCTTATATTGTTTCTTCAGCTGAAGAGATCACACTTGAATTTTGCATTCAATGGATTAAGGATGTATTCCTAAAGGTCGGGGCGAATGATGTAACCTGTGGGTCTAATGTGTAGAAGTTCAGATTTGATCTGACAGTTACCGATTCTGAGAAGGTGTCTGTCAGGTCAAGTTCAGGCTATTTTTTTCTCTTCCCAGAGTCGTTTGCCATCTTCAAGGGTTTCCATCGGGGTTCTGCCGCAGCACATTTTCCCCTGATGGGTTCGCTCATGATTGTACTGTTCAAGCCACAGGTCAAGATCAAACTGAAGCGTTTCGATATCCCGATAAATCTTCTTTCTGAAGGTCACCTGATAAAATTCCTGTAGCATGGTTTTGTGGAAGCGTTCGCAGATACCGTTGGTTTGCGGCGATCTGGCCTTGGTCTTGGTGTGTTCGATGTCGTTAATAGCCAGATACAATTGATAATCGTGGGTTTCAGCTTTGCCGCAATACTCGGTACCCCTGTCGGTTAAGACGCGAAGCAGCGGCAACTCATGCTTTTCATAAAAGGGCAGCACCTTATCATTGAGCAAATCGGCAGCAGTGATCGGCGTCTTGGTGGTATAGAGTTTGGCAAAACCGACCTTGGCATACGTATCGATAAAGGTTTGCTGATAGATCCTGCCCACGCCCTTAAGGGTTCCGACATAAAAGGTATCCTGTGATCCCAGATAACCTGGATGAGCCGTCTCGATCTCCCCAGCAGCGATGTCGTCTTGCTTTTTCCGTTCTAATGCCTGGACCTGGCTTTCGGTAAGAATCAGATTCTCCTTGGCCATTTTGTCCTCAAGGGCCTTGAGCCGGTCTTTAAAGCGAGCCAATTGGTGACGCAGCCATACACACCGGACACCACTGGGGGAAATGAACACGCCCCGCTTACGCAATTCGTTGCTGGCACGCACTTGGCCAAAGGCCGGTTGTTCAACGGCATAGGCTACGACAGCAGCCTCGGTTATTTCGTCTGTGCGGTTTTTAATATTGGGTTTGCGGCGGTTTTGATCGACGAGGGCATCGACGCCGCCTTGTTCAACGGCATTTTGATAGCGGTAAAAGGTGTCACGGGAAAGCCCCATGATCCGGCAGGCTTTGGATACGTTGCCCAGTTCCTCGGCCAGGTTCAACAATCCGATCTTGTGTTTGATGACGGTTTTGGTACCATTCAGCATGAGGGTTACCTCCTATGGTTTTGGTGGTTTGGTTGCCACCTTCATCAAAACCGGTAACCCTCACTTTTTCAAGTGCGTTGTCAGATCAAATCGAAACTAATCCATCTAATGCTAAGATTTTTGTATCATCTGGCCCAAATACAAATTTCCATGAAAACTGCTAACAAATCGGTCAACCGGATGCCAAACCCACCACTTCGTTCTGGGTTTGTCACCAGTTACTTCAACCGTTCTACACTATCGAAATGAAACGTTTGAATGAAATAACATTGATGTGGGGGATTTTCGACCTGTTGGCCATTGTTTGGTACATGGGATTGAACATCTATCACGGAAAGCTGCCTATAGCCAACGATGTCCAATTGATTATTGAAAATACGACTTCCTTTGGATTACCTTCTTTGATGTATGTAGCATTTTTGGGGATTCTTGTTTATTTCTCACTTTTGGCATCTGGATTCTATCTCATCAAGCGTAAAAAAGCTGGGGCAATAATCAGCTACATTCAGACACCATTTAGGCTTATAGTGGTAATTCCGCCTTCAATCTTCTTCATTCTTTGGCCCTTGAAATATCTGTTTGAGAAACCGCCAATCATTGTTGGGGTTATTTTGATAATACTAAGTGAACTTTGTAAGTTATTCACTGTCATT
This window encodes:
- a CDS encoding IS481 family transposase; this encodes MLNGTKTVIKHKIGLLNLAEELGNVSKACRIMGLSRDTFYRYQNAVEQGGVDALVDQNRRKPNIKNRTDEITEAAVVAYAVEQPAFGQVRASNELRKRGVFISPSGVRCVWLRHQLARFKDRLKALEDKMAKENLILTESQVQALERKKQDDIAAGEIETAHPGYLGSQDTFYVGTLKGVGRIYQQTFIDTYAKVGFAKLYTTKTPITAADLLNDKVLPFYEKHELPLLRVLTDRGTEYCGKAETHDYQLYLAINDIEHTKTKARSPQTNGICERFHKTMLQEFYQVTFRKKIYRDIETLQFDLDLWLEQYNHERTHQGKMCCGRTPMETLEDGKRLWEEKKIA